In the Arthrobacter sp. 31Y genome, one interval contains:
- a CDS encoding alpha/beta hydrolase codes for MTAVEAEAARALTAIPAVGPSDLAAPAVLVLPGGGYAKTADHEAEPVAEWLASLGIHAFVLRYPVAPHRHPAPLAAAKQAMIWIRSGGHALKVEPSRVGVLGFSAGGHLAATLSVQLPAGDPALDISEAVPDLSILCYPVISFVDSVHQGSVDNLAGEGAGQEILWQLSTELNVTPATPPAFLWHTADDQSVPVSHSLAYAGALSRAGVATELHVFPSGIHGIGLALGTPGAEQWTALCAAWLRRMGWAA; via the coding sequence ATGACGGCCGTGGAGGCTGAGGCGGCCCGGGCGCTCACGGCGATTCCCGCCGTCGGGCCTTCCGATCTGGCGGCGCCAGCAGTCCTGGTTCTGCCCGGCGGAGGCTACGCGAAAACGGCCGATCACGAGGCCGAACCTGTGGCGGAGTGGCTCGCTTCGCTGGGAATCCACGCGTTCGTGCTCCGATATCCAGTGGCACCGCATCGGCATCCGGCGCCGTTGGCCGCAGCCAAGCAAGCCATGATCTGGATCCGTAGCGGAGGGCATGCGCTGAAGGTTGAACCCTCGCGTGTGGGCGTCCTCGGGTTTTCCGCCGGTGGGCATCTTGCCGCTACTTTGTCGGTGCAGTTGCCCGCCGGCGATCCTGCGCTGGACATCAGCGAGGCAGTTCCGGACCTCAGTATCCTCTGCTATCCGGTCATTTCCTTCGTGGATTCCGTGCACCAAGGGTCAGTGGACAATTTGGCTGGTGAGGGAGCGGGGCAGGAAATCCTGTGGCAGCTCTCAACGGAACTGAACGTCACGCCGGCAACACCGCCGGCGTTCCTCTGGCATACGGCCGATGACCAATCCGTTCCCGTCAGCCACAGCCTGGCCTACGCAGGAGCGCTCAGCAGGGCCGGAGTTGCCACGGAGCTGCACGTTTTCCCGAGCGGTATTCACGGGATTGGTTTGGCCCTGGGAACACCCGGTGCCGAGCAATGGACGGCGCTCTGTGCCGCGTGGCTTCGCCGGATGGGTTGGGCTGCGTAG